In Deltaproteobacteria bacterium, one DNA window encodes the following:
- a CDS encoding DUF542 domain-containing protein codes for METITRDMIINDVIKKHPETIKVFNEYKVDSCCGGGAPIETTAKRDGIDIEGLLKALNEAIHRH; via the coding sequence TTGGAAACCATCACCCGCGACATGATCATCAACGACGTCATCAAGAAGCACCCGGAGACGATCAAGGTCTTCAACGAGTACAAGGTGGACTCCTGCTGCGGGGGCGGGGCGCCGATCGAGACGACGGCGAAACGGGACGGAATCGACATCGAGGGGTTGCTCAAGGCGTTGAACGAAGCCATCCACCGGCATTAA
- a CDS encoding CopD family protein → MAFTGTVLLLGLLLFPARGLATEEFARQTGKECAACHVDPAGGGELNAAGMDFLASLAASGKGVPASSVHRGVRFAAGFLHLITAVMWFGTILYVHLLLKPAYAARGLPRGELLVGWGSIIVMAVTGTVLTVYRIPTWDALFHTRFGVLLTIKIAIFLVMTATAFIVTFIVGPRLKARHADVDPRKRDLTPAELSSFTGKDGAPAYFAYRDMVYDATGSKLWRKGNHLGKHQAGFDLTEMLKLAPHGEDRVQQLPVVGKLVEEGAPGGKPPHLKAFYFMTFLNLFLVLAVLLVIAVWRWW, encoded by the coding sequence ATGGCCTTTACCGGGACGGTCCTGCTCCTTGGGCTGCTCCTGTTCCCGGCGCGGGGCTTGGCCACCGAAGAGTTCGCCCGGCAGACCGGGAAGGAGTGCGCCGCTTGCCACGTGGACCCTGCGGGCGGTGGGGAGCTGAACGCGGCCGGTATGGATTTCCTCGCATCGTTGGCCGCCTCCGGAAAAGGCGTGCCGGCCTCTTCCGTTCACCGCGGCGTTCGCTTTGCAGCCGGCTTCCTTCACCTCATCACGGCGGTGATGTGGTTCGGGACCATCCTCTACGTGCACCTGCTGCTGAAACCCGCGTACGCCGCCCGCGGGCTGCCCCGGGGGGAGCTGCTGGTCGGGTGGGGCTCCATCATCGTGATGGCGGTCACGGGGACGGTCCTGACGGTGTACCGGATCCCCACGTGGGACGCCCTCTTCCATACTCGCTTCGGGGTCCTCCTGACGATCAAGATCGCCATCTTCCTCGTCATGACGGCGACCGCTTTCATCGTGACCTTCATCGTCGGGCCCCGCCTGAAGGCCCGCCACGCCGATGTGGATCCGCGCAAACGGGATCTCACCCCGGCGGAGCTTTCCTCGTTCACGGGAAAGGATGGTGCCCCGGCCTACTTCGCCTACAGGGATATGGTTTACGACGCTACCGGGAGCAAGCTGTGGAGGAAGGGGAACCACTTGGGAAAGCACCAGGCGGGGTTCGACCTGACCGAGATGCTCAAGCTCGCCCCTCACGGCGAGGACCGGGTCCAGCAGCTCCCCGTTGTCGGGAAGCTCGTGGAGGAGGGGGCGCCCGGGGGAAAGCCGCCGCACCTGAAGGCGTTCTACTTCATGACCTTCCTCAACCTGTTCCTTGTGCTCGCCGTGCTGCTGGTCATCGCCGTGTG
- a CDS encoding FAD-dependent oxidoreductase produces MRYLILGGGPAGIAAAKTIRKGKSGAEILLATDETEAPYLRPLLPDLILGEARDETILDPQGGDLVEKGVRLLTGRRAVRLDMGNRKVDFSDGTQEGYDFLLIATGGKPEVPAALKKELPAIRVFDSRKDALAIRVRAGLPGGAVVYGPGYLAIEACRALRGTKKEVVWIRPDLPKYGYPIAGELEASILDDVRNRGARIMEGEDIVNAWEKDAATTVVLTRGGEEIPCSLIVVATERVPSVGFLAGSGVMAGTGVLVDDFLRTSAPNVYAAGDCAEFADKPKGMGRINFGWRSAIRQGQLAGENMAGGNRRFGGEQENYFWALFGSPLLDRARK; encoded by the coding sequence ATGCGGTATTTGATCCTGGGAGGCGGTCCCGCGGGGATCGCGGCGGCGAAGACGATCCGGAAGGGGAAGTCCGGCGCGGAGATCCTCCTCGCCACGGATGAGACGGAGGCCCCGTACCTGCGGCCCCTGCTGCCCGACCTGATCTTGGGGGAGGCCCGGGACGAGACGATCCTGGACCCGCAAGGCGGGGACCTCGTGGAGAAGGGCGTGCGGTTATTGACCGGTCGCCGTGCCGTCCGGCTGGACATGGGGAACCGGAAGGTGGACTTTTCGGACGGGACGCAGGAAGGGTACGACTTTCTCCTGATCGCCACCGGCGGGAAACCGGAGGTCCCGGCGGCACTGAAGAAAGAGCTTCCGGCGATCCGGGTCTTCGACTCCCGGAAGGACGCGCTCGCCATCAGGGTGCGGGCGGGTCTGCCGGGGGGCGCGGTGGTCTACGGACCCGGATACCTTGCGATCGAGGCGTGCCGGGCATTGCGGGGGACGAAGAAGGAAGTCGTCTGGATCAGGCCGGACCTGCCGAAATACGGCTACCCGATCGCCGGGGAGCTGGAGGCGAGCATCCTGGACGACGTCCGCAACAGGGGCGCCCGGATCATGGAGGGAGAGGACATCGTTAATGCGTGGGAGAAGGACGCGGCAACCACTGTGGTCTTGACGCGCGGCGGGGAAGAGATCCCCTGCTCCCTGATCGTTGTCGCCACGGAGCGTGTCCCTTCCGTCGGGTTCCTTGCCGGGAGCGGCGTGATGGCGGGGACGGGGGTCCTCGTGGACGATTTTCTGCGGACGAGCGCCCCGAACGTGTACGCGGCGGGGGACTGCGCCGAGTTCGCGGACAAGCCGAAGGGGATGGGCCGGATCAACTTCGGATGGCGCAGCGCCATCCGGCAGGGGCAGCTGGCGGGGGAGAACATGGCGGGGGGAAACCGGCGGTTCGGCGGCGAACAGGAGAACTACTTCTGGGCCCTCTTCGGGTCTCCCCTACTGGACCGGGCGAGGAAATGA